Part of the Deltaproteobacteria bacterium genome, TAACGAATAGGGATGCTTTCCGGGTACAGATTGATGTGGGTGATGGTAATGTTTGACTTACCCGTAGTAGGTAAAGCCGAGCGAAAAGCAGCTGCGGAATTCCGAAACACTTTGTTGGATTTGGGCTTCGAGATGGCCCAGTTTTCGGTCTATATGCGTTTCTGCTCCAGCCACATGCAGGTTGACACCTATGGGA contains:
- the cas2 gene encoding CRISPR-associated endonuclease Cas2, with product MWVMVMFDLPVVGKAERKAAAEFRNTLLDLGFEMAQFSVYMRFCSSHMQVDTYGKRVESVLPEGGRVNIIQFTDKQYERIITFRGRAKQAANKTPDQFDLF